The Drechmeria coniospora strain ARSEF 6962 chromosome 02, whole genome shotgun sequence genome has a segment encoding these proteins:
- a CDS encoding fungal specific transcription factor domain protein — protein MLCHRVRVDVANFLGSVINAVCASERKIDQIESRLGNIESLLKNIASPTAPSILVDHRGGAPVNTPGTGSSVLTAASTADYESSEEESAFGGDTGLTAHTTFASEFLEKAVRRTSLREVNPKMEAALLNLSQLVEMQKRRSISHGPRFPLQKPVPPGGICKLPMPPMAAVVNLLKHAKSAPPTLFTIMCSLVGLSDFSSLCRLVYFATEDFSDATFTIVNAMLYNLFMEQHSLATEPLVRDEYHSYMQMCRANLETSLANTPLFLSAKVENVQALLLGGLYAVDVSRPSVAWHLSCMAAQLCQTAGYHRSATLMYDSPATAKLKRILFWHVYTLDKGLGLRLGRAPVIHECDIDIPRVFEFDGFGEFESSSIPTLWVKISYLQSRIYEQLYSPAALASPQEELIERAKALARDCRKLEVEAEQCREQVYNYLRAVNSSDVVDIFLRGDEVQFQVTLTLVYRVIPAPEGSASRFCDECLEVARKAMTVHQQCVQLANLGSYFRSIYVHWNLLLTPFAPFFVLFCYIIETSSLDDLRILQEFVASLDEVRDSSETIEKLYRLCRVMCDVAGLYVEAKSQQQEDQTMVPIGDEFEMYLSQLGFMSTEDQAMSHAQNNGGPPPVNGRVAQIADWFSGNRNMMGLLEEDLSQIESYRWMQQSSSI, from the exons TGAGCGCAAGATAGACCAGATCGAGTCCCGTCTCGGCAACATCGAATCGCTTCTCAAAAACatcgcctcgccgacggccccgTCCATCCTGGTCGACCaccgcggcggcgccccCGTCAACACGCCGGGCACCGGCAGCAGCGTCCTCaccgcggcctcgacggccgactaCGAGAGCAGCGAGGAGGAGTCGGCCTTTGGCGGCGACACCGGCCTCACCGCCCACACCACCTTTGCGAGCGAGTTCCTCGAAAAGGCCGTTCGCAGGACCTCCCTGCGCGAGGTGAACCCCAAGATGGAGGCGGCCCTGCTCAACCTGAGCCAGCTTGTCGAGATGCAGAAGCGCCGGTCCATCAGCCACGGTCCTCGCTTCCCGCTGCAGAAGCCCGTCCCTCCCGGAGGCATCTGCAagctgccgatgccgcccatggccgccgtcgtgaaCCTGCTGAAGCATGCCAAAT CCGCACCCCCGACCCTCTTCACCATCATGTgctccctcgtcggcctctccGACTTCTCGAGCCTCTGCCGGCTCGTCTACTTTGCCACCGAGGACTTTTCCGACGCCACCTTCACCATCGTCAACGCCATGCTGTACAACCTCTTCATGGAGCAGCACTCGCTCGCCACCGAGCCCCTGGTCCGCGACGAGTACCACTCCTACATGCAAATGTGCCGCGCGAACCTCGAGACGAGCCTCGCCAACACGCCTCTCTTCCTctcggccaaggtcgagaaCGTGCAGGCTCTCCTGCTCGGC GGCCTgtacgccgtcgacgtctcgcGTCCCTCGGTCGCCTGGCACCTCAGCTGCATGGCCGCGCAGCTCTGCCAAACCGCCGGGTACCACAGGTCGGCAACGCTCATGTACGACTCGCCCGCCACCGCCAAGCTCAAGCGCATCCTCTTCTGGCACGTCTACACCCTCGACAAGGGCCTCGGCCTGCGGCTCGGACGCGCCCCCGTCATCCACGAGTGCGACATTGACATTCCGCGCGTCTTTGAGTTTGACGGCTTCGGCGAGTTCGAATCGTCGTCCATCCCGACCTTGTGGGTCAAGATTAGCTATCTGCAGAGCCGGATATACGAGCAGCT ATACAGCCCCGCCGCGCTGGCCAGTCCGCAGGAGGAGCTCATCGAACGAGCCAAGGCGCTCGCGAGGGACTGTCGgaagctcgaggtcgaggccgagcagtgCCGGGAGCAGGTCTACAACTACCTCCGGGCCGTCAACTcgtccgacgtcgtcgacattttCCTGCGGGGCGACGAAGTCCAGTTTCAAGTCACGCTCACGCTCGTCTACCGCGTCATACCGGCGCCCGAGGGATCGGCGAGTCGCTTCTGCGACGAGTGCCTCGAGGTCGCCCGCAAGGCCATGACGGTCCACCAGCAGTGCGTGCAGCTGGCGAATCTGGGGAGCTATTTCCGCTCCATCTACGTTCATTG GAACTTGCTCCTAACGCCCTTTGCTCCGTTTTTCGTCCTCTTCTGCTACATCATCGAGACGTCgtccctcgacgacctccGAATCCTCCAAGAGTTTGTCGCttccctcgacgaggtcaggGACTCGTCGGAGACGATCGAGAAGCTCTACCGGCTCTGTCGGGTCATGTGCGACGTCGCGGGCCTCTACGTCGAGGCCAagtcgcagcagcaggaggaccAGACGATGGTGCCGATCGGCGACGAGTTTGAAATGTACCTGAGCCAGCTCGGATTCATGTCGACCGAAGATCAAGCCATGAGCCACGCGCAGAACAATGGGGGGCCGCCACCGGTGAATGGACGGGTGGCGCAAATAGCCGACTGGTTCTCGGGCAACCGAAACATGATGGGGCTTCTGGAAGAAGACCTGTCGCAGATCGAGTCGTATCGTTGGATGCAGCAATCTAGCTCTATATGA